In Paenibacillus sp., the sequence CGCGCTGCGCGCTACGACGACTTTGCCGCTCGCGCTTTGCGTGCCGATGCCTTGGCCTTTCGCGAGCATCTGGCCGATCTGGTGGATCTTGATGAGATTCGTCGTGCCCGAACGGCCGACCGGCACGCCCGCCGTAATGACGACGATGTCGCCGTGGCTGACGAGGCCGCTCTTCTCCGCGCTTTCGACCGACATGTTGAACAGCTCGTCCGTATTCGCCGCTTCTTCGCCTTTAATCGGGAAGACGCCGAACACGAGATTGAGGCGCCGCATGACCGATTCGTCGGTCGTAACCGCGATGATCGGCGCTTTCGGACGGTACTTGGACACCATGCGCGCCGTGTACCCGCTCTCCGTAGGCGTAATGATCGCCTTCGCGTCGAGGTCCAGCGCCGAGTTGGCGACTGCCTGCGAGATCGCTTCGGTGACGCTCGTTTGCTGCGCGTTCGCTTGGCGCAGGAACATTTCGCGGTACTCGAGCGCGGACTCCGCTTTCTCGGCGATGCGCGCCATCGTCAGCACCGACTCGACCGGATACTTGCCCGCCGCCGTTTCGCCGGACAGCATCGTCGCGTCCGTACCGTCGAAGATCGCGTTCGCGACGTCGCTCGCTTCCGCGCGCGTCGGGCGCGGCATGCGCTGCATCGAGTCGAGCATTTGCGTCGCCGTGATGACCGGCTTGCCCGCGCGGTTGCACATTTCGATCATGCGCTTTTGGACGAGCGGCACTTCTTCCGCCGGAATTTCGACGCCGAGGTCGCCGCGCGCCACCATCAGGCCGTCGGACACCTCGAGAATTTCCGCCAGGTTGTCCACGCCTTCTTGGTTTTCGATTTTCGAAATGATCTGGATATGCTGCGCGTTATGCTCTTCGAGAATGGCGCGGATTTCCAAGACGTCGCTCGCCTTGCGCACGAACGAAGCCGCGATGAAATCGATGCCCTGCTCGATGCCGAAACGGATATCGGCCGCGTCTTTCTCCGTGATGCCCGGCAGGTTGATGCGCACGCCCGGCACGTTGACGCCCTTCTTGCTCTTGATCTGGCCGCCGTTGACGATCCGGCACACGATTTCCGTGCCGTTCACTTCTTCGACCTTCAGGCCGATAAGACCGTCGTCGATCAGAATCGTGGAGCCGACGCTCACGTCCTGCGGGAGCTGCTTATAAGTGACCGGAATACGGTCTTTGTCGCCGAGAATTTCTTCCGTCGTCAGCGTGATTTTCTCGTCTTGCACGAGCTCGATCGGCTCTTCCTTCAGCTTGCCGAGGCGAATTTCCGGTCCCTTCGTGTCGAGCAGAATCGAAACCGTTTTGCCGAGCTCTTCGCGCACCTTCTTAATGTTCTTGATCCGGTTGCCGTGCTCCTCGAAGTCGCCGTGCGAAAAGTTGAGGCGGGCGACGTTCATGCCGGCTTGGATCAATTTTTTCAAATTTTCCGGGGATTCCGAAGCAGGTCCGATAGTACAAACGATTTTTGTCTTGCGCATGGTTTTTGAGCTCCTCCCTATTTTGCAACGCGTACTTCATCTATCTACGACGCCGGACGGATCTTCGCCCGCCGGCGGATCGAACGCATTCGTTCTTGTCCTCGCTCCCTGAATAAACGCACAAAGAACGCCGGGAGGTGAGTTCGATCACGCCGGCGGTCCGTTGGGCTGCAGGTCAACGCTGGATATAAGTAAACTTTCCAATCTTCCGGAATTTATGATATCGATCCTCGCGAAGCTGCTCCGGCGTCAAGGCGCTGAGCT encodes:
- the pyk gene encoding pyruvate kinase produces the protein MRKTKIVCTIGPASESPENLKKLIQAGMNVARLNFSHGDFEEHGNRIKNIKKVREELGKTVSILLDTKGPEIRLGKLKEEPIELVQDEKITLTTEEILGDKDRIPVTYKQLPQDVSVGSTILIDDGLIGLKVEEVNGTEIVCRIVNGGQIKSKKGVNVPGVRINLPGITEKDAADIRFGIEQGIDFIAASFVRKASDVLEIRAILEEHNAQHIQIISKIENQEGVDNLAEILEVSDGLMVARGDLGVEIPAEEVPLVQKRMIEMCNRAGKPVITATQMLDSMQRMPRPTRAEASDVANAIFDGTDATMLSGETAAGKYPVESVLTMARIAEKAESALEYREMFLRQANAQQTSVTEAISQAVANSALDLDAKAIITPTESGYTARMVSKYRPKAPIIAVTTDESVMRRLNLVFGVFPIKGEEAANTDELFNMSVESAEKSGLVSHGDIVVITAGVPVGRSGTTNLIKIHQIGQMLAKGQGIGTQSASGKVVVARSAQEALDKTQPGDILVTISTDKDYVPAFERAAAVITESGGITSHAAVVALSLGKPVVVGVNDATTLLKEGEEVSVYAELGVIYSGRANVL